The Stratiformator vulcanicus genome has a segment encoding these proteins:
- a CDS encoding PH domain-containing protein → MKSATLDPDAAAERVIRIYYPSIASNPVGRLIGTLMECIPIPIGSARVSNLIFGLPLAPIGALLYVLLKAFGERYAVTDRAVRRESALTGSPNGAMPLESVDQIDLRLRHCYRFFRAGDLILRSNDDRATLKLIAVPYAEAVRQTILEACEARKQTDAAIKQIERRKG, encoded by the coding sequence ATGAAATCGGCAACACTTGATCCCGACGCGGCTGCCGAACGGGTCATTCGCATCTATTACCCGTCGATCGCCAGCAATCCCGTGGGTCGCCTGATCGGGACGCTGATGGAATGCATCCCGATTCCGATCGGCTCGGCCCGCGTGTCGAACCTGATCTTCGGGCTGCCGCTGGCCCCGATTGGGGCGCTGCTCTACGTGCTGCTCAAGGCCTTCGGTGAACGCTACGCCGTGACCGATCGAGCCGTCCGCCGCGAGTCGGCCCTGACCGGCTCACCGAACGGAGCCATGCCGCTCGAAAGCGTCGATCAAATCGACCTGCGGCTTCGGCACTGCTACCGCTTCTTCCGCGCCGGCGACCTCATCCTCCGCTCCAACGACGACCGAGCGACCTTAAAACTTATCGCCGTCCCCTACGCCGAAGCCGTCCGCCAGACGATCTTGGAAGCGTGTGAAGCGCGGAAACAAACTGACGCCGCGATTAAGCAGATCGAGCGGCGGAAAGGGTGA
- a CDS encoding N-6 DNA methylase, which translates to MPPCANDTAAQKLRGAFYTPDDVAAALVRWVVRRNSDRLLDPSCGNGQFLQFHSNAFGVECDSEALTETAIRLPHVRVQSGDFFEWAGKTNARFECAAGNPPFIRYQHFKGEQRKRALRLCRQWGAEFTALSSCWPLFLVGAARLLRPGGRMAFVVPAEIGHAPYTLPLLDYLRFRFSTVSVIAVKKKIFPTLSQDVWLLYASGAGGTTRFIDFHAWDEFAYRSTPPTSGTRLSLDELQKFGGRLRPFLLPEEMRELYLQLKSSADVRRLGDFAKVGIGYVTGDNDFFHLSRKKAESWGIEDRYLMPTVRNGRMLPNNRLTRRQVSSWIEDDIECFLLRIRPEESLSKAVRSYLGSEQGQKAQGTYKCRNRTPWYSVPDVKVPHAFLSYMSTDCPKFTANAAACACTNSIHSVRFAGGRPPINLSTVADNIVMAFSAEVEGHSLGGGMLKLEPREAGNLLFPSKKLRVTPSESALVREGILRLRRWRHRG; encoded by the coding sequence ATGCCACCGTGCGCCAATGATACCGCTGCGCAAAAGTTGAGGGGAGCCTTCTACACACCTGATGATGTCGCTGCCGCGCTAGTGCGATGGGTCGTTCGACGAAACTCAGATCGGCTCCTCGATCCGTCCTGCGGTAACGGGCAGTTTTTGCAATTTCATAGCAATGCGTTTGGTGTCGAGTGCGACTCTGAGGCTCTGACAGAGACAGCAATTCGGCTGCCTCATGTGCGAGTGCAGTCCGGCGACTTCTTTGAATGGGCTGGCAAGACGAACGCAAGATTCGAATGTGCTGCCGGCAATCCACCGTTTATTCGATACCAGCACTTTAAGGGCGAGCAGAGGAAACGGGCGCTGAGGCTATGTCGCCAGTGGGGCGCTGAGTTCACAGCGCTTTCGTCGTGCTGGCCGTTGTTTCTGGTTGGCGCCGCCAGGCTCCTGCGACCTGGCGGACGAATGGCTTTCGTTGTGCCAGCGGAAATCGGACACGCTCCATATACGCTTCCACTCTTAGACTATCTCCGGTTTCGCTTCAGCACGGTTTCTGTCATCGCCGTGAAGAAAAAGATTTTTCCTACTCTCTCTCAAGACGTATGGCTTCTTTATGCTTCGGGAGCCGGTGGCACAACCCGTTTTATCGATTTCCATGCGTGGGATGAATTTGCTTATCGCTCCACTCCGCCTACCAGTGGTACGCGATTGTCGCTGGATGAACTTCAAAAGTTTGGCGGAAGGCTGCGACCTTTTCTTCTACCAGAAGAGATGAGAGAGCTTTATTTGCAGCTAAAGTCTTCGGCAGATGTCAGGCGTCTTGGTGACTTCGCCAAAGTCGGTATCGGATACGTCACCGGCGATAACGACTTCTTCCATTTGAGCCGTAAGAAGGCCGAATCGTGGGGGATCGAAGACCGTTACCTGATGCCTACTGTTCGCAATGGCCGCATGTTACCGAATAACCGTCTTACGCGCAGACAGGTTAGCAGTTGGATTGAGGACGATATTGAATGTTTTCTGCTGCGAATCCGGCCTGAAGAGTCGCTTTCAAAGGCAGTCCGGTCCTATCTTGGCAGCGAACAGGGGCAGAAAGCGCAAGGCACGTATAAGTGCCGCAATCGAACGCCTTGGTATTCCGTGCCTGACGTAAAAGTGCCCCACGCCTTCCTCAGTTATATGAGTACGGACTGTCCAAAGTTCACGGCCAACGCCGCCGCTTGTGCATGCACCAATTCAATTCATTCGGTTCGATTTGCGGGTGGTCGTCCTCCCATCAATCTTTCGACTGTCGCGGACAATATCGTGATGGCTTTCAGTGCTGAAGTGGAAGGCCACAGCTTGGGTGGCGGAATGTTGAAACTCGAGCCGAGGGAAGCAGGCAACTTGTTATTCCCGAGTAAAAAATTGCGAGTCACTCCGTCGGAAAGCGCGTTAGTGCGGGAAGGCATCTTACGTCTGAGAAGGTGGCGGCATCGTGGCTGA
- a CDS encoding succinylglutamate desuccinylase/aspartoacylase family protein translates to MKKRKRKPSSIWDGEEVLPGESRRVQLNVSESYSGVNIPIPVYVRRGLRDGPTIFVTAALHGDEINGTGVVRELIRDGTLNLTAGVLILVPVVNVFGFDRHMRYLPDRRDLNRCFPGSERGSLASRTARVIFEEIIGRSDFGIDLHTAAARRTNFPNVRADFRNAGAKRLAESFGCELMMVGRGPDRSLRREATGAGCPVLLFEAGEIWKVEPSIVAAAVRGVKNVLFELKMIDEPPVEPPYQLLIERTKWIRAERGGFLEFHVGPGDIVLRGKPIATISDLLGEDSHSLVAPFDGVVIGMTTLPATSPGEPVVHLGEIEKMKRIERIRNKLPESHPHERVTADLASSVMVTEPSVEEAEQDGESASTDQPIDGAATQEALSEDNDSRTG, encoded by the coding sequence ATGAAAAAAAGGAAGCGAAAACCTTCGTCAATCTGGGACGGCGAAGAGGTTCTGCCCGGTGAGTCTCGACGCGTTCAATTGAACGTGTCGGAAAGCTACAGCGGCGTCAATATTCCGATTCCGGTCTACGTACGCCGCGGACTGAGGGATGGGCCGACCATCTTCGTCACCGCCGCGCTGCACGGCGACGAAATCAACGGCACCGGGGTCGTCCGCGAACTGATCCGCGACGGAACGCTGAATCTGACGGCCGGCGTGTTGATTCTCGTGCCGGTCGTCAATGTCTTCGGCTTCGATCGACACATGCGGTATCTGCCCGATCGCCGCGATTTAAACCGCTGCTTCCCCGGCTCCGAGCGGGGCAGCCTCGCATCGCGAACCGCGCGGGTCATTTTCGAGGAAATCATCGGCCGGTCTGACTTCGGAATCGATCTGCACACCGCGGCGGCGCGGCGGACGAACTTCCCGAACGTGCGGGCCGATTTCCGAAACGCCGGGGCCAAGCGTCTCGCCGAGAGCTTCGGCTGCGAGCTGATGATGGTCGGTCGCGGCCCCGATCGATCCCTCCGCCGCGAGGCGACCGGGGCGGGGTGTCCGGTGCTGCTATTCGAAGCCGGCGAAATATGGAAGGTCGAACCCTCGATCGTGGCCGCCGCCGTGCGCGGCGTGAAGAACGTCCTGTTCGAGTTGAAAATGATCGACGAGCCGCCCGTCGAACCGCCGTATCAACTGCTGATTGAACGGACGAAATGGATTCGGGCGGAGCGGGGCGGGTTCCTCGAATTTCACGTCGGGCCGGGTGACATCGTCCTCCGCGGCAAGCCGATCGCGACCATCAGCGACCTGCTCGGCGAAGACAGTCACAGCCTCGTCGCGCCGTTCGACGGCGTGGTCATCGGCATGACGACGCTGCCGGCGACCAGCCCGGGAGAACCGGTCGTGCATTTGGGCGAGATCGAAAAAATGAAACGGATCGAACGTATCCGTAACAAACTGCCCGAGTCACACCCCCACGAACGCGTGACCGCCGACCTGGCATCCAGCGTTATGGTCACCGAGCCGAGCGTCGAAGAAGCCGAGCAGGACGGCGAGTCGGCATCCACAGACCAGCCCATCGACGGAGCCGCCACCCAAGAGGCCCTTTCCGAAGACAACGACAGCCGAACCGGTTAA
- a CDS encoding TAXI family TRAP transporter solute-binding subunit yields the protein MSAPQDGLGKRLRHVKYLAAGAVAMVFVTLFVMPLITRERHYRLRVSAGSERGHRHDLAVALAEEVGHHKITVEIVPTAGSVESLRLLAEGELDVAFVQGGLRPPPADLRQLTILHPEPLHLVARPKLAEAGLASLLGKRINLSTKGSGSRQLSEQVLQFYGVGPGDYIDESHSYRELQQMPAEQLPDAMFFVSSMPSDIAEFFVRKRNYRLIAIPFGRALSMRDTSLTPVEIPYAAYRAYPAEPREPIATIAPRLNLVARADVPAEAVERLLTAMYDGDFRRRAEIGELSSAEIEPFRELPLHEGTIAFLRRHEPIVTNEFIDNAESARSFVFSALVAAFLLWQWYRRKQAVRFEEYFDEVSALEARAFAALRGGTFTERMRNDLLDELTRLKERAIESYSSGRVHGQEHLTGFISHVADARQTVRTLRVEEAELRRQESEVGS from the coding sequence ATGAGCGCACCACAGGACGGCCTCGGTAAGCGTTTGCGGCACGTGAAGTATCTCGCCGCCGGCGCCGTCGCGATGGTGTTCGTGACGCTCTTCGTGATGCCGCTCATCACGCGCGAGCGGCATTATCGTCTGCGTGTCAGTGCCGGCAGTGAGCGCGGCCACCGGCACGATCTGGCCGTCGCACTTGCCGAAGAAGTCGGTCACCACAAGATCACAGTCGAAATCGTGCCGACGGCCGGCTCGGTCGAATCGCTCAGGCTACTCGCCGAGGGGGAGCTCGACGTCGCCTTCGTGCAGGGCGGGCTTCGCCCCCCGCCCGCCGATCTCCGTCAGCTCACAATTTTGCATCCGGAGCCATTACACCTCGTTGCCCGCCCAAAATTAGCGGAGGCCGGGCTGGCCTCGCTCCTCGGAAAGCGGATCAATCTGAGTACGAAGGGGAGTGGGTCGCGGCAGCTCAGCGAGCAGGTCCTTCAGTTCTATGGAGTCGGCCCGGGGGACTATATCGACGAAAGCCACAGCTACCGCGAACTGCAGCAGATGCCCGCCGAGCAGTTGCCCGACGCCATGTTCTTCGTTTCGTCGATGCCCTCGGACATTGCGGAATTTTTTGTCCGTAAGCGAAATTACCGGCTGATCGCGATCCCGTTCGGCCGAGCATTGTCAATGCGCGATACGTCGCTGACACCGGTCGAAATTCCGTACGCGGCCTATCGGGCCTATCCCGCCGAGCCGCGCGAACCGATCGCGACCATCGCGCCACGCCTGAATTTGGTCGCCCGGGCGGACGTTCCCGCCGAGGCCGTCGAACGGCTGTTGACTGCGATGTACGACGGGGACTTTCGTCGCCGGGCTGAAATCGGGGAATTGTCGTCCGCCGAGATCGAGCCGTTTCGCGAACTGCCGCTGCACGAAGGGACGATCGCGTTTCTTCGCCGGCACGAACCGATCGTCACGAATGAATTCATCGACAACGCCGAGAGCGCCCGCAGCTTCGTTTTTTCGGCACTCGTCGCCGCGTTTCTGCTGTGGCAATGGTATCGCCGCAAACAGGCAGTCCGTTTCGAAGAGTACTTTGATGAAGTCTCCGCGCTGGAGGCTCGGGCCTTTGCCGCGCTTCGAGGCGGAACATTTACCGAGCGAATGCGGAATGACCTGCTCGACGAATTAACCCGGCTGAAGGAGCGAGCGATTGAGTCCTACTCCTCCGGCCGGGTGCATGGCCAAGAACATCTGACCGGCTTCATCAGCCACGTCGCCGATGCCCGTCAGACGGTGCGGACATTGCGAGTCGAGGAGGCGGAATTGAGAAGACAGGAGTCAGAAGTCGGAAGTTAG
- a CDS encoding transglutaminase-like domain-containing protein produces the protein MSYFKTNWRVAILPLIVAIGCSDSPAEQIVIVPNRKTEPSSQPPTNPGGRLTEAGDTVFGDPFAEKWDLIRIGDARVGYARTQRRVQEGRVSIDQETRMTIRRFGKDLQIITRLKTEEEEKSGRLLAFSHVLENPPAAPVRRAGRIVGDNVELEVTIDGKTKEKVLGWEYGLKSIDWPERLFLRDKPIAGETMKFRAYLPEMEESADYTMRAMEPKRVKMFDGSLIELTPVTISSSLMPQSPMTAYVDDRGVIRATEQRAAGQTIRTDRVTAGVALEEISGKELDFALKTLIDVTPLVRAHRREEIVYRVTIADRDPTELLPITDFQQVEPDEEAGSALVTVTAVEIPDTRRPVRGSPGEEYIKPSAMIQSRDPYVGQLVRQAVGSETDPGRVAVAMEKYVARKMDSTDLSTGMASASEIARSMKGDCTEHAVLLAAMLRARKIPSRVAIGLVYIQRRSQMGWHMWTEAYLGGKWVPLDATLGSGGIGPAHLKLADASFADDGPAPLSAMLPVMDFIGEASVEIVEVK, from the coding sequence TTGTCCTACTTCAAGACCAACTGGCGGGTGGCAATTCTGCCGCTGATCGTCGCAATCGGGTGCTCCGACAGCCCCGCCGAACAGATCGTTATCGTTCCTAATCGCAAGACCGAGCCGTCTTCTCAGCCGCCGACGAATCCGGGCGGTCGACTGACCGAAGCCGGCGATACGGTCTTCGGCGACCCGTTCGCGGAGAAGTGGGACCTCATTCGGATCGGAGACGCGCGTGTCGGGTACGCGCGGACGCAGCGGCGTGTGCAAGAAGGCCGCGTGTCTATCGATCAGGAAACGCGGATGACGATCCGGCGGTTCGGCAAAGACTTGCAGATCATCACGCGATTGAAGACCGAGGAGGAAGAAAAGTCCGGGCGGTTGCTGGCCTTCTCTCACGTCTTGGAAAATCCCCCGGCCGCGCCGGTCCGCCGTGCCGGACGCATTGTTGGTGACAACGTCGAACTGGAAGTGACGATCGACGGCAAGACGAAAGAAAAGGTGCTCGGATGGGAGTACGGCCTGAAGTCGATCGATTGGCCCGAACGACTGTTTTTGCGGGACAAGCCCATTGCCGGTGAGACGATGAAGTTCCGGGCTTATCTTCCGGAAATGGAGGAGTCCGCCGACTACACGATGCGGGCGATGGAGCCGAAGCGTGTGAAAATGTTCGACGGTTCGCTCATCGAACTGACCCCGGTGACGATCAGCAGCAGTTTGATGCCTCAAAGTCCAATGACGGCTTACGTCGATGACCGTGGCGTGATCCGCGCGACCGAGCAGCGGGCCGCCGGGCAGACGATTCGAACCGATCGCGTGACCGCCGGTGTCGCCTTGGAAGAGATTTCGGGCAAGGAACTCGACTTCGCCCTGAAGACGCTGATCGACGTGACGCCGCTCGTCCGGGCGCATCGTCGGGAGGAGATTGTCTATCGGGTGACGATCGCAGATCGTGATCCCACGGAGCTATTGCCGATTACTGACTTTCAACAGGTCGAGCCGGATGAAGAAGCCGGGTCGGCTCTTGTGACCGTCACGGCTGTCGAGATTCCCGACACGCGTCGCCCCGTTCGGGGGTCGCCGGGCGAGGAATACATCAAACCGAGCGCGATGATTCAGTCGAGAGATCCGTATGTGGGCCAATTGGTTCGCCAGGCGGTCGGCTCAGAGACCGACCCGGGACGCGTGGCGGTCGCGATGGAGAAATACGTGGCTCGCAAGATGGACTCGACTGATCTTTCAACGGGCATGGCCAGTGCGTCCGAGATCGCTCGCTCGATGAAGGGTGATTGCACCGAGCACGCCGTGCTGCTGGCAGCGATGCTCCGCGCTCGCAAAATTCCGTCCCGCGTGGCGATCGGACTGGTCTACATCCAACGCCGCAGCCAGATGGGTTGGCACATGTGGACCGAAGCGTACCTCGGCGGGAAATGGGTGCCGCTCGACGCAACGCTCGGGTCCGGCGGCATCGGCCCGGCTCATCTCAAGCTCGCCGACGCCAGCTTCGCCGACGACGGCCCCGCCCCGCTATCGGCAATGCTCCCCGTGATGGACTTCATCGGTGAGGCGAGTGTTGAGATCGTGGAAGTAAAGTGA
- a CDS encoding type II toxin-antitoxin system HicA family toxin — MKRVDLIRVIEKGGAVLIRNGAKHDWYRNPNSGVAQPVPRHREIKEHLARSIIRRLAD, encoded by the coding sequence GTGAAGCGTGTCGACCTGATTCGCGTGATTGAGAAAGGCGGTGCGGTGCTGATTCGGAACGGTGCCAAGCACGATTGGTATCGGAATCCAAACTCAGGTGTTGCCCAGCCAGTGCCTCGTCATCGTGAAATTAAAGAGCACCTTGCGCGAAGCATTATTCGTAGGCTCGCTGATTAA
- a CDS encoding GNAT family N-acetyltransferase — translation MQKVSVLSSWDIPPAITKVWRDLLAADASLDSPYFRPEFTDAVATVRDDVRVAIVEEGSEIVAVFPFQLGAGNAGRPVGGRLSDFQGIIGHQNLRISTREFVKKCGLSEWRFDHLHGNQKPFSGDIETRDTSPYIDLSKGYEAYIEDRRKQSSEIKSLGRKERKLEREVGEIRFTYHDADDRVFDQLVRWKADQYARTDLTNIFDFDWTLDLLLHILDRSDAEFQGVLSSMYAGDRLVAMHYGMASGGVLHSWFPAYDCELSKYSPGLISLQLLAEAAAENGIQRIDLGRGDETYKLKFASGTIPVCDGIVSCSPLRRAGKSAWELARRTAKTPALRPILSGPARMIRRMSEQAAMK, via the coding sequence ATGCAGAAGGTATCTGTCCTGTCGTCGTGGGACATTCCGCCCGCAATTACCAAGGTGTGGCGCGACCTGCTCGCGGCAGACGCCTCTTTGGACAGCCCCTACTTCCGACCGGAATTCACCGACGCCGTGGCCACGGTCCGCGATGACGTGCGAGTCGCGATCGTCGAAGAGGGCAGCGAGATCGTCGCCGTGTTTCCGTTTCAACTCGGAGCCGGCAACGCCGGCCGGCCGGTTGGCGGGCGGCTTTCCGACTTCCAAGGGATCATCGGGCATCAAAATTTGCGGATTTCGACCCGCGAGTTCGTAAAAAAATGCGGGCTCTCCGAGTGGCGATTCGACCACTTGCACGGTAATCAGAAACCGTTCAGCGGCGACATCGAAACCCGAGACACGTCACCCTATATCGATCTGTCGAAAGGGTACGAAGCCTACATCGAGGACCGACGAAAGCAGAGCAGCGAAATCAAATCGCTCGGCCGCAAAGAGCGAAAGCTGGAGCGAGAAGTCGGCGAGATCCGCTTCACCTATCACGATGCTGATGATCGCGTTTTCGACCAGCTCGTCCGCTGGAAAGCCGATCAGTACGCTCGAACCGATCTGACCAACATCTTCGATTTCGACTGGACGCTCGATCTGCTGCTCCACATTCTCGACCGCAGCGACGCCGAGTTCCAAGGCGTTCTGTCGTCGATGTATGCCGGCGATCGCCTCGTGGCCATGCATTACGGCATGGCGTCCGGCGGCGTGCTACACTCATGGTTTCCGGCTTACGATTGCGAGCTCTCCAAGTACTCGCCCGGGCTGATCTCACTGCAACTACTCGCCGAAGCAGCGGCCGAAAACGGAATTCAACGGATTGATTTGGGGCGGGGCGATGAGACGTACAAACTGAAATTTGCGTCCGGAACGATTCCCGTCTGCGATGGAATCGTCAGTTGCAGTCCGCTCCGGCGGGCCGGGAAATCGGCTTGGGAACTGGCCCGGCGAACCGCGAAAACGCCCGCGTTGCGACCGATCCTCAGCGGACCCGCCCGCATGATTCGCCGCATGTCCGAACAGGCCGCGATGAAATAG
- a CDS encoding glucose-6-phosphate isomerase, whose translation MALSYDASATKKLIDTSKLDDLAPKLIAARDEVVADVELMSSGSIPEDKQPLDAGFLNFPANVLQEASIDPTGSLLGRIEATAKSFRESVDACVLLGIGGSYMGMRALQEALCSPIHNELPRSARGVPRLYYEGNNVDSDVMGAIRDYLMTGNAAELEDRWGIVVISKSGGTLETAAAFRIFREALEKYYGPDSEEAKNFVIPVTGGEGSKLRALSEAKGYPEMFPVPDGIGGRFSVLTAVGLVPAAVLGINIKDLLQGAADFTEKFKTADVGSSPALDYTAICHLCERDHGMTTRILSTWGKKLEAVGLWYDQLLAESLGKEERGALPLTIVNTRDLHSRGQQHQEGRRDKLITNVIVGSANNEPVVIPEVEDDADQLNKYAGKTIPEVLDAAIAGTNKAYADDKRPTADIKLPQLDAYHIGELLQMLMIATVVEGRLIGINPYGQPGVEAYKQNMNAILSGQS comes from the coding sequence ATGGCTCTGTCATACGACGCCTCTGCAACCAAAAAACTGATCGATACCTCGAAGCTGGACGATCTGGCGCCCAAGCTGATCGCCGCACGCGATGAAGTGGTGGCAGACGTCGAGCTGATGTCGTCCGGATCGATCCCCGAGGACAAACAGCCGCTCGATGCGGGGTTCCTGAACTTTCCCGCCAATGTGCTGCAAGAAGCGAGCATCGACCCGACCGGCAGCCTGCTGGGCCGGATCGAAGCGACGGCGAAGTCGTTTCGGGAATCGGTCGACGCCTGCGTGCTGCTCGGCATCGGCGGGTCGTACATGGGCATGCGGGCGCTGCAGGAGGCGTTGTGCTCTCCGATTCATAACGAACTGCCGCGATCCGCGCGAGGCGTGCCTCGTCTCTATTACGAGGGCAACAACGTCGACAGCGACGTGATGGGGGCGATCCGCGACTACCTGATGACCGGCAATGCGGCCGAATTGGAAGATCGCTGGGGCATCGTCGTGATCAGCAAATCGGGCGGTACGCTCGAAACGGCGGCGGCATTCCGAATCTTCCGCGAAGCCCTCGAAAAGTATTACGGCCCCGATTCCGAAGAGGCGAAGAACTTCGTCATTCCCGTCACCGGCGGCGAAGGCAGTAAGCTCCGAGCACTTTCGGAAGCGAAGGGCTACCCGGAGATGTTCCCCGTGCCCGACGGCATCGGCGGGCGGTTCAGTGTACTGACCGCGGTCGGACTCGTCCCGGCAGCCGTGCTAGGCATTAACATTAAAGATTTATTACAGGGCGCCGCCGACTTCACGGAAAAATTTAAGACCGCAGATGTCGGGTCAAGCCCGGCTCTTGATTACACCGCGATCTGTCACCTGTGCGAGCGCGATCACGGGATGACGACCCGCATCCTTTCGACCTGGGGCAAGAAGCTCGAAGCCGTGGGCCTGTGGTACGATCAACTTCTCGCAGAGAGCCTCGGTAAGGAAGAGCGGGGGGCGTTGCCCCTGACGATCGTCAATACTCGCGACTTGCACAGCCGGGGCCAACAGCATCAGGAAGGCCGTCGCGATAAATTAATCACGAACGTCATCGTCGGGTCAGCGAACAACGAACCGGTCGTGATCCCCGAAGTGGAAGACGATGCCGACCAGCTTAATAAATACGCCGGTAAAACGATTCCGGAAGTCCTCGACGCGGCGATCGCCGGAACGAATAAAGCCTATGCCGACGACAAGCGACCGACTGCCGATATTAAACTGCCTCAGCTTGACGCGTATCACATCGGCGAGCTGCTGCAGATGTTGATGATCGCGACCGTCGTGGAAGGACGCTTAATTGGCATTAACCCGTACGGCCAGCCTGGCGTCGAAGCATACAAGCAGAATATGAACGCGATTCTCAGTGGGCAGAGCTAA
- a CDS encoding type II toxin-antitoxin system HicB family antitoxin: MTSSVKIVIWEEDGGWIGYLQQYPDYWTQGDTLDDLKEHLRDLYADLTGGKIPNVRRIEELNLS; this comes from the coding sequence ATGACCAGTTCTGTCAAAATCGTGATTTGGGAAGAAGACGGCGGGTGGATCGGATACCTGCAGCAGTATCCTGACTATTGGACACAGGGCGACACCCTTGATGATCTGAAGGAGCATCTCCGGGACTTATACGCCGACTTGACAGGCGGGAAAATTCCGAACGTTCGCCGGATTGAAGAGTTGAACTTATCGTGA